In Archangium violaceum, the following are encoded in one genomic region:
- a CDS encoding tetratricopeptide repeat protein yields the protein MKTLRLLGVLSSGLLLGAGCATRHASTAPASAPADTDEARLDRAALGLRGPEREASLADLEKLSRELESRVGKNPQDARLHALLARVTFLLHRGDWGREGADRALALAPDLAEPHYIKAFLLGGGDQAEAALTDAIRATELEPKRGRYWHLLGTLYLQLDRPAEARAAINQTLVLEPRNAQALFLLGLLHMDQGRPQEALDAYEKAREAEPGFALAHYNAGQLRQLRGEPALALECFQKAADLEPQDWKTRAKLVQMHQALGNKKQRDTEREAVLLLHQAGKVDKDYFIRDQFQESGRNVLVVENFELEGDWAKRYEFQVYEPDKEQPAFVVSLGSYAFANAFVKEKDPSAPRVFHLDGYYPGNVHETFGFFQSEPSYDETRELLVSILRGELKPQSSSKPKQ from the coding sequence ATGAAAACACTCCGACTCCTGGGTGTCCTGAGCTCGGGACTCCTGCTCGGCGCCGGCTGCGCCACCCGCCACGCCTCCACGGCGCCGGCCAGCGCCCCGGCGGACACCGACGAGGCGCGCCTGGACCGGGCCGCCCTGGGTCTTCGGGGACCGGAGCGCGAGGCCTCGCTCGCGGACCTGGAGAAGCTCTCGCGCGAGCTGGAGTCCCGCGTCGGAAAGAACCCCCAGGATGCCCGGCTCCACGCGCTGCTGGCGCGGGTGACCTTCCTCCTCCACCGGGGAGACTGGGGACGCGAGGGGGCCGATCGAGCCCTCGCGCTGGCACCGGACCTCGCGGAGCCCCACTACATCAAGGCCTTCCTGCTCGGCGGCGGGGACCAGGCCGAGGCCGCGCTCACCGACGCCATCCGTGCCACCGAGCTGGAGCCAAAGCGAGGCCGGTACTGGCATCTGCTGGGCACGCTGTACCTGCAGCTCGATCGGCCGGCCGAGGCCCGGGCGGCCATCAACCAGACGCTCGTGCTGGAGCCGCGCAACGCGCAGGCGCTCTTCCTTCTCGGCCTGCTGCACATGGATCAGGGAAGACCCCAGGAAGCGCTGGACGCCTACGAGAAGGCACGCGAGGCAGAGCCGGGCTTCGCCCTGGCGCACTACAACGCCGGGCAGTTGCGGCAGCTGCGCGGCGAGCCCGCCCTGGCGCTGGAGTGCTTCCAGAAGGCGGCGGACCTGGAGCCACAGGACTGGAAGACGCGCGCCAAGCTGGTGCAGATGCACCAGGCGCTCGGGAACAAGAAGCAGCGGGACACCGAGCGCGAGGCGGTGCTGCTGCTGCACCAGGCGGGCAAGGTGGACAAGGACTACTTCATCCGCGACCAGTTCCAGGAGTCGGGCCGCAACGTACTGGTAGTGGAGAACTTCGAGCTGGAGGGGGACTGGGCCAAGCGCTACGAGTTCCAGGTGTACGAGCCGGACAAGGAGCAGCCCGCGTTCGTCGTGTCGCTGGGCTCCTACGCCTTCGCCAACGCGTTCGTGAAGGAGAAGGACCCCTCGGCGCCGCGCGTGTTCCACCTGGACGGCTACTACCCGGGCAACGTGCACGAGACCTTCGGTTTCTTCCAGAGCGAGCCCTCCTATGACGAGACGCGGGAGCTGCTCGTCTCCATCCTGCGGGGCGAGCTGAAGCCCCAGTCCTCCTCGAAGCCAAAACAGTGA
- a CDS encoding GNAT family N-acetyltransferase — protein sequence MTAVSFSHLDPRVLALRIENAQAEQVDRTPFPSRQGVPSLRVAGGRAIYLGPRSPYSVAIGVGLEGLVGTEDLERIESHLGAGGGTVRIELNPFCEPSFSVKLAARGYRVERFLQVWWRSPSPVPPPVPGVEVRPVRPGEERLWSELFFLCFVGRPTSSEVELAGGLGIARTEGNTCFLALQEGEPRGVGVVSATGGVALLSADGVVPAFRGRRLQLALIHARMAWAAERGCDVVTASTEPQTASQRNYERAGFRCAYPKLVMMRQLSPWGWG from the coding sequence ATGACAGCCGTTTCCTTTTCCCACCTGGATCCCCGCGTGTTGGCGCTGCGCATCGAGAACGCCCAGGCGGAGCAGGTCGATCGGACTCCGTTTCCCTCGCGGCAGGGCGTGCCCTCGCTCCGGGTCGCGGGGGGGCGGGCCATCTACCTCGGGCCGCGCTCGCCCTACTCGGTGGCCATCGGTGTGGGGCTCGAGGGGTTGGTGGGAACGGAGGACCTCGAGCGCATCGAGTCCCACCTGGGCGCGGGCGGAGGCACCGTCCGCATCGAGCTGAATCCGTTCTGCGAGCCCTCGTTCTCGGTGAAGCTGGCCGCGCGCGGCTACCGCGTGGAGCGTTTCCTCCAGGTCTGGTGGCGGTCGCCGTCGCCCGTGCCACCGCCCGTTCCGGGTGTCGAGGTCCGGCCCGTGCGCCCGGGCGAGGAGCGGCTCTGGTCCGAGCTCTTCTTCCTCTGCTTCGTGGGGCGGCCTACTTCGTCCGAGGTGGAGCTGGCAGGGGGTCTGGGCATCGCCCGCACCGAGGGAAACACCTGCTTCCTGGCGCTCCAGGAGGGCGAGCCCCGCGGCGTGGGCGTGGTCTCGGCGACGGGCGGGGTGGCCTTGCTGTCGGCGGATGGTGTGGTGCCAGCGTTCCGGGGGCGGAGGCTCCAGCTCGCGCTCATCCACGCGCGGATGGCCTGGGCGGCGGAGCGGGGCTGCGACGTGGTGACCGCCTCGACGGAGCCCCAGACGGCCTCGCAGCGCAACTACGAGCGCGCGGGCTTCCGCTGCGCGTACCCGAAGCTCGTCATGATGCGGCAGCTCTCTCCGTGGGGCTGGGGCTGA